Within Cucurbita pepo subsp. pepo cultivar mu-cu-16 unplaced genomic scaffold, ASM280686v2 Cp4.1_scaffold007515, whole genome shotgun sequence, the genomic segment aaaaaaaaaaccctaaaacaaaAGTATGCTTCAAAAAGCTGCAATTTAGCAGTGGATGATGAAGAACACACACTATTCAATGGAACGACAAAGAGGGCAAGTAATGTGCTTATTATCAAACCACTTAGAAAGACAAGCTTTATGAAAAAAGTGCTTGCAAGACAACTCACTAACTTCCTCATCAGCTTCAAACCCACAAAGACAAACACAGCACTCTGCCATGGCACACCTCGAAGCAGAGCCCTTCTCTGTTCCGCCATTATTGAAGCTTTGACCCAAAGATTTGAACTGGG encodes:
- the LOC111787237 gene encoding probable E3 ubiquitin-protein ligase XERICO; amino-acid sequence: MGLSNFPPSAEGVLLLPVLVMNTVMSMAFLKNLVRSVIQMMSASGNPSSSEEEFDWENGRERRISITQFKSLGQSFNNGGTEKGSASRCAMAECCVCLCGFEADEEVSELSCKHFFHKACLSKWFDNKHITCPLCRSIE